The Hippea jasoniae genome includes the window CTGCCTCTCTTTGAGGTGTTGGGATATATTCATCAACTGCATCCATTAATTCCTCTATTGCCTTTGTCCATTCGTTGGACTCACCCTCTGGTGTTTCAAGAGCCTTCAGGGCAGAACCCCTGATTACAGGTACATCATCGCCAGGGAAACCATATTTTGATAGTAGTTCCCTTACCTCCATCTCTACAAGGTCAACAAGCTCTTCATCATCAACCATATCAACCTTGTTTAGGAAAACAACGATGTAGGGAACATTAACCTGTCTTGCAAGAAGGATGTGCTCTCTTGTCTGTGGCATTGGACCATCTGCTGCAGATACAACAAGTATTGCACCATCCATCTGGGCTGCACCGGTGATCATGTTCTTGATGTAGTCAGCATGCCCTGGGCAGTCAACATGTGCATAGTGGCGTTTGTCTGTTTCATACTCAACATGAGCGGTGTTGATTGTAACACCTCTTTCCCTTTCCTCTGGTGCGTTATCGATTTCGTTGTAGTCTTTGAACTCTGCTTTTCCCTTCTGAGCCAATACCTTTGTGATGGCTGCTGTTAGGGTTGTTTTTCCGTGGTCAACATGGCCGATTGTACCGATATTAACATGTGGTTTTGAGCGGACATATTTTTCCTTTGCCATAAGAGCCTCCTTTAAGCTTCTTTCTTTATTATTTTCTCTGCAATATTTTTTGGCACTTCTTCATAATGAGAGAACTGCATTGTATAGGTTCCTCTACCCTGCGTTATTGAGCGTAGAACCGTTGCATATCCAAACATCTCTCCAAGCGGTATATGGGCTTTAATTATTTTAAGGTTACCCTTTTCACCCATGCTTTTGATCTTGCCCCTGCGGGAGTTTATATCGCCCATAACATCGCCAAGATACTGCTCTGGTGTCGTAACCTCCACATCCATTACAGGCTCAAGCAGATAGGGTTTTGCTTTCTTTGCCGCTTCTCTAAATGCCATACTACCTGCAATCTTAAATGCCATATCGGATGAGTCAACCTCATGGTATGAACCATCAAACAATGTAACCCTTACATCAACAACAGGATAACCGGCAACGATACCGCTTTCCATAGCCTCTTTAACTCCTGCCTCAACAGCAGGTATAAACTCTTTGGGTATTACACCACCCACAATCTTATCGACAAACTCAAAACCTTTACCTCTTTCAAGCGGCTCTATCTCTATCCAGACATGACCGTACTGACCATGACCGCCGGTCTGCCTTACAAACTTTCCTTCCTGTTTGACCTTGCCTTTGATGCTTTCTTTATATGCAACCTGCGGTTTACCTACATTAACACCAACCTTGAATTCCCTTTTCAGCCTGTCAACAATGATCTCAAGATGCAACTCACCCATTCCAGAAATAATCGTTTGGTTGGTCTCCTCATCGTATCTAATTCTAAAGGTTGGGTCTTCTTCAGCAAGTTTTTGAAGTGCATTGGATAATTTATCTCTATCTGCTTTTGTTTTTGGCTCAACCGCAACAGATATAACAGGCTCAGGAAATTCCATAGATTCAAGCACTATGGGATTCTTTTCATCGCACAATGTATCACCCGTTGTTGTGTATTTTAAACCGATTGCAGCGGCTATATCACCTGCATAAACAACATCAACATCCTCTCTTTTGTTGGCATGCATCCTAAGAAGCCTTCCAACCCTTTCGGTTTTGCCCTTGGTAGAGTTGTAAGCATAAGAGCCAGCTTTCAGCGTTCCTGAATATACTCTAAAGTATGTAAGCTTACCAACATACGGATCACTCATAATTTTAAAGGCAAGCAAACTCAAAGGCTCATTTTCATCGGCTTTTCTTTCGATCTCCTCACCTGTTTTTGGGTCTATTCCCTTAACAGGCGGTATATCAAGTGGAGAGGGCAGGAAGTCAACAACAGCATCCAACAGAGGCTGAACACCTTTATTCTTAAATGCACTACCACATAAAACAGGCGTAACCTGTGTCTTTATTGTAGCTTTTCTTATAGCAGAAACAATTTTATCTTCAGAGATATCCTCACCCTCTAAATATTTCTCCATTATCTCATCATCAAAATCTGCAAGCTTCTCGATTAATTTATTTCTATATTCTAATGCCTGATCGGCCAATTCTTCCGGTATATCTTTTATTGAAAATTTAGCACCCAGCACATCAGAATCCCAGATGATTGCTTTCATTCTTATCAAATCAATAACACCTACAAAGTTACTTTCGCTACCGATGGGCAGCTGAATAACAAGCGGATTACCGTTTAGCTTTTCATCAATCTCTTGAACAACATTAAAGAAGTCTGCACCAATTCTATCCATCTTATTAACAAAGGCAATCCTTGGAACATGGTATTTATCCGCCTGTCTCCAGACTGTTTCACTTTGAGGCTCAACACCACCAACAGCACAAAACACACCTACAGCGCCATCCAATACCCTCAAGGCCCTTTCAACCTCAACGGTAAAATCCACATGCCCTGGTGTATCTATGATGTTTATCATATGCTCTTTCCAGAAGCAGGTTGTGGAAGCAGAGGTTATTGTGATACCCCTTTCCTTTTCCTGCTCCATCCAGTCCATAGTTGCTGTTCCTTCATGAACCTCACCAATCTTGTGTGAAACACCTGTATAGTAAAGGATTCTTTCGGTCGTGGTTGTCTTGCCAGCATCGATATGAGCTATTATTCCTATATTCCTCAACTTCTTAAGCTGATACTTTCGTGCCACTTTTCACTCCTTTACCATCTGTAGTGTGCAAATGCCCTGTTGGCCTCTGCCATCTTATGGGTATCTTCTCTCTTCTTAACTGCGCCGCCCCTATTGTTGGCAGCATCTATTATTTCACCAGCTAAACGCTCAAACATTCGCCTTTCGCTTCTCTGTCTTGCATAATCAACAAGCCATCTAACGGCAAGGCTTCTCTGTCTATCAGGCCTTACCTCTACAGGCACCTGATATGTAGCACCACCAACCCTTCTTGGTCTAACCTCGATTTTGGGCGTTATATTCTCGATGGCTTTTTGTAAAACCTCCATCGGATCCTCGCCCGTTTTTTCTTTTACAAGATCCATAGCCTTATAAAAAATTCTACTTGCTATAGATTTTTTGCCATCCCACATAATTTTATTGATAATCTTACTTACAAGAACACTGCCATAAACCAGATCAGCTGGAACCTCTCTTTTTTCTGCTCTTCTTCGCCTCATCTATCTCTCCTTACTCCTTGGGCTTCTTTGTTCCATATTTGGAGCGTCCCTGTTTTCTACCTTCAACACCGGCTGCATCCAAAGCGCCCCTGATAATGTGATATCTAACACCTGGAAGGTCTTTAACCCTTCCACCCCTGACAAGCACAATTGAGTGCTCCTGCAGGTTGTGACCCTCACCAGGTATATAGGCTGTTACCTCATAACCCGTTGTCAATTTTACCCTTGCAACCTTTCTTAAAGCTGAGTTAGGTTTTTTTGGTGTTGTTGTATAAACCCTTGTACACACACCCCTTCTTTGAGGACAACCCTGAAGGGCAAGTGTCTTTTTCTTTGCTTTTACCTGCTTTCTACCCTTCCTTACAAGTTGGTTAATCGTAGGCACTTCTTACCTCCCTAAAAATTTGGCTTGGCTAAACTAACAATAAAAGTTAACTTTGTCAAGATTTTTTAATCTCTTTGTGTTGGCTCAATTACAATATCGTCGTATTTCTTCTGACCGCTGCCAACGGGTATTAATCTACCAACAATAACATTCTCTTTCAAGCCTCTTAAGTAGTCTATCTGCCCTGATACAGCAGCCTCTGTTAACACCCTTGTTGTCTCCTGGAAACTTGCCGCAGAAATAAAACTATCTGTATTGAGAGACGCCTTTGTTATTCCAAGCAACATTATTCTTCCGATTGCAGGTCTTTTGCCTCTTTTTACAAGCATCTCATTTTTTCTGTTAAAGATAAATCTGTTTACAACCTCACCTTCAATAAAATCGCTATCGCCGGCATCCTCAATAAGAACCTTAGACAGCATCTGTCTAACTATTATCTCTATATGCTTATCGTTTATACTAACACCCTGAAGTTTATAAACCTGCTGAATCTCACTAACCAGCATCTTCTGAAGCTCTTTTTCACCCAATACAGACAATATATCGTGAGGATTGATAGGACCATCTGTTAAAGGCTCACCCATCTCAACCCTATCGCCCGGGAATACCAGAAGCCTTTTGTTACGCGGAATTAGATATTCCTTTTTAACCTCACCTTTGCCAGCAGTGGATGTAACAATAACCTTCCTTCTGCCCTTAACCTCTTTTCCATAGGAAACAATACCGCTAATTTCGCTAATGATAGCTGCATTCTTCGGTTTTTTAGCCTCAAACAGCTCACTGACCCGTGGCAGTCCACCTGTAATATCTGTAGTTTTGTCAAGCTCTTTTGGAATCTTACCTATCACATCACCGGGCTTTACATACTCGCCGTCATCTTTTTGCAGAATA containing:
- a CDS encoding GTP-binding protein, whose amino-acid sequence is MAKEKYVRSKPHVNIGTIGHVDHGKTTLTAAITKVLAQKGKAEFKDYNEIDNAPEERERGVTINTAHVEYETDKRHYAHVDCPGHADYIKNMITGAAQMDGAILVVSAADGPMPQTREHILLARQVNVPYIVVFLNKVDMVDDEELVDLVEMEVRELLSKYGFPGDDVPVIRGSALKALETPEGESNEWTKAIEELMDAVDEYIPTPQREA
- the fusA gene encoding elongation factor G — translated: MARKYQLKKLRNIGIIAHIDAGKTTTTERILYYTGVSHKIGEVHEGTATMDWMEQEKERGITITSASTTCFWKEHMINIIDTPGHVDFTVEVERALRVLDGAVGVFCAVGGVEPQSETVWRQADKYHVPRIAFVNKMDRIGADFFNVVQEIDEKLNGNPLVIQLPIGSESNFVGVIDLIRMKAIIWDSDVLGAKFSIKDIPEELADQALEYRNKLIEKLADFDDEIMEKYLEGEDISEDKIVSAIRKATIKTQVTPVLCGSAFKNKGVQPLLDAVVDFLPSPLDIPPVKGIDPKTGEEIERKADENEPLSLLAFKIMSDPYVGKLTYFRVYSGTLKAGSYAYNSTKGKTERVGRLLRMHANKREDVDVVYAGDIAAAIGLKYTTTGDTLCDEKNPIVLESMEFPEPVISVAVEPKTKADRDKLSNALQKLAEEDPTFRIRYDEETNQTIISGMGELHLEIIVDRLKREFKVGVNVGKPQVAYKESIKGKVKQEGKFVRQTGGHGQYGHVWIEIEPLERGKGFEFVDKIVGGVIPKEFIPAVEAGVKEAMESGIVAGYPVVDVRVTLFDGSYHEVDSSDMAFKIAGSMAFREAAKKAKPYLLEPVMDVEVTTPEQYLGDVMGDINSRRGKIKSMGEKGNLKIIKAHIPLGEMFGYATVLRSITQGRGTYTMQFSHYEEVPKNIAEKIIKKEA
- the rpsG gene encoding 30S ribosomal protein S7; translated protein: MRRRRAEKREVPADLVYGSVLVSKIINKIMWDGKKSIASRIFYKAMDLVKEKTGEDPMEVLQKAIENITPKIEVRPRRVGGATYQVPVEVRPDRQRSLAVRWLVDYARQRSERRMFERLAGEIIDAANNRGGAVKKREDTHKMAEANRAFAHYRW
- the rpsL gene encoding 30S ribosomal protein S12, whose translation is MPTINQLVRKGRKQVKAKKKTLALQGCPQRRGVCTRVYTTTPKKPNSALRKVARVKLTTGYEVTAYIPGEGHNLQEHSIVLVRGGRVKDLPGVRYHIIRGALDAAGVEGRKQGRSKYGTKKPKE